A region of Pseudomonas putida DNA encodes the following proteins:
- a CDS encoding DUF3857 domain-containing transglutaminase family protein — MLKKSYLVAVLLPVAMSWGSLAQAFTDGTDRSVTLEKVEQTFVVQKDGSNRLNVDSVLLINEERAIKASAQRPVSYNRSLETLEVIEAYTHKPDGRKVMVDAAHIKEQQEQASAQAPMFQDSVNKVIIFPEVAVGDRLVLRYQRNRFTPLFPDQFEDITVPEFHPVGQFTLIYDMPEDMPLQADARSFKASMPAAAPGRKVYRWDYVPADRARIEASAVSYLDYGHYLAVSTFTDFKQFAQAYQARAKVEVTAPITELAQRLTAHLPTTREKALTLSDWVRENIRYVAVYVGAGGVVPHAAQTVLDNRYGDCKDHVALLEALLTAAGIKSTPALINLGNAYVFPKVPALGVLNHVITYVPSLDLYLDSTDPSIAAGYLPLTVLNKRVLLTATGEFGRTPSIQLNKVSSDLQFKVQGNGGADFTNVSTVQGWASEVSRYGVKSMKPADRDMLVEKVLGAYGQRGSGSFEVRPTNANGDFVSSVAGRTENLVNLPGPVGMVALSSLAGGISQNVYSFAMEKERSQRFVCISNDTVETSRFEFPPEVSVLAIPKQVRLQDANVEYSAQYTQEGNAVVIERHFKFSRPDVVCSPEDFAAMRPAIEAMVRDLQSQIIVQAS, encoded by the coding sequence ATGCTGAAAAAGTCTTACCTTGTCGCTGTTCTGCTGCCGGTTGCAATGAGTTGGGGTAGCCTGGCGCAAGCCTTCACCGACGGCACCGACCGCTCCGTGACCCTGGAAAAGGTCGAGCAGACCTTTGTGGTGCAGAAGGATGGCAGCAACCGCCTGAACGTCGACAGTGTCTTGCTGATCAATGAAGAGCGCGCCATCAAGGCCAGTGCCCAGCGCCCGGTGAGCTACAACCGTTCGCTGGAAACGCTGGAGGTGATCGAGGCGTACACGCACAAACCTGATGGGCGCAAGGTGATGGTGGATGCCGCGCACATCAAGGAGCAGCAGGAGCAGGCGTCCGCGCAGGCGCCCATGTTTCAGGACAGCGTCAACAAGGTAATCATCTTCCCTGAGGTTGCGGTCGGCGACCGCCTGGTCCTGCGTTATCAGCGCAACCGCTTCACGCCGCTGTTCCCCGACCAGTTCGAAGACATCACCGTGCCGGAGTTCCACCCGGTCGGGCAGTTCACACTGATTTACGACATGCCCGAGGACATGCCCCTGCAGGCCGATGCGCGCAGCTTCAAGGCATCGATGCCGGCTGCTGCGCCAGGGCGCAAGGTCTATCGGTGGGACTACGTGCCGGCGGACCGTGCGCGGATCGAGGCGAGTGCGGTGTCCTACCTGGACTATGGGCACTACCTCGCGGTCTCGACCTTTACCGACTTCAAGCAGTTCGCCCAGGCCTACCAGGCGCGGGCCAAGGTCGAGGTCACGGCACCGATCACCGAGCTGGCGCAGCGCCTCACGGCCCATTTGCCCACCACCCGGGAGAAGGCGCTGACGCTCAGTGACTGGGTGCGCGAGAACATCCGCTATGTGGCCGTGTATGTCGGCGCTGGCGGGGTCGTGCCGCATGCCGCGCAAACCGTGCTGGACAACCGCTACGGTGACTGCAAGGACCATGTTGCCCTGCTTGAGGCGCTGCTGACGGCTGCAGGCATCAAAAGCACGCCAGCCCTGATCAACCTGGGCAATGCCTACGTGTTCCCCAAGGTCCCTGCGCTGGGCGTGTTGAACCATGTGATCACTTATGTGCCCAGCCTGGACCTGTACCTGGATTCGACCGACCCCTCGATCGCCGCGGGCTACCTGCCGTTGACCGTGTTGAACAAGCGGGTGCTGCTGACCGCGACCGGCGAGTTTGGCCGTACACCGTCCATCCAGCTCAACAAGGTCTCCAGTGACTTGCAGTTCAAGGTCCAGGGCAATGGTGGCGCGGACTTCACCAACGTTTCCACCGTGCAAGGCTGGGCCAGCGAGGTCAGCCGCTACGGGGTGAAATCGATGAAACCGGCGGATCGCGACATGCTCGTCGAGAAGGTGCTTGGCGCCTATGGGCAGCGCGGCAGTGGCAGTTTCGAGGTACGCCCGACGAACGCCAACGGCGACTTTGTCAGCAGCGTTGCCGGGCGCACGGAAAACCTCGTCAACCTGCCAGGGCCTGTCGGTATGGTGGCCTTGAGCAGCCTGGCGGGTGGCATCTCGCAGAACGTCTACAGCTTTGCCATGGAGAAGGAGCGCAGCCAGCGCTTCGTGTGCATTTCCAACGATACCGTTGAGACGTCGCGCTTCGAGTTCCCGCCTGAGGTCAGTGTGCTGGCGATTCCCAAACAGGTGCGTCTGCAGGACGCCAACGTGGAGTACAGCGCGCAGTACACCCAGGAGGGGAATGCGGTGGTGATCGAGCGGCATTTCAAGTTCAGCCGCCCGGACGTGGTCTGCTCACCTGAGGATTTTGCGGCCATGAGGCCGGCCATCGAGGCGATGGTCAGGGACCTGCAGAGCCAGATTATCGTACAAGCGAGCTAG
- a CDS encoding TonB-dependent siderophore receptor has translation MLRSDTRTPVFLTNSAKGAVARAVHRALFSITLTTPLAAAMIAQPAMAQARADAVYDIPAGPLDAALTQFAAAAGVTVSFEPSYVQSQKSPGLHGRYSAEAGLRQLLMGSQLQVLRQANGSYSLLPRVGDASTLQLDSTSITGASVESAYGPVTGYVATRSATGTKTDTPILEIPQAINVVTADQVQAQGARNLTQALRYTPGLATGGFTDRNSIADEITSRGFAPTPLYLDGAYVPYAGSLGGAPQIDPYTLERIEVLKGPSSVLYGQNQPGGLINMVSKRPTREQRNQVKLGAGSYNRANGAFDSSGPVDEQGVFTYRLVGVVDKGNEQVAHAHSERLLLAPSLTWAPNEDTSLTVLAQVQRDDGLADYQSLPMIGSLKRGPTGQHIDRDFFSGDSHYNDYKRNQYIFGYDFSHRFSDDLALRSTARYTDVRDRYKGFYLRSFVSDAEGVDYTRANRVKLDWRQHNIAYTLDNNLEYTFNTGALQHTTLAGVDYRHFSRKYDGYNAYNVLPVDLYGKNNYDTSSVTPVLDTRWDNTVRQTGVYMQDQIKLDQWILTVGGRQDWAELDNKDLLAKSIASQRDNKFTGRIGLTYLTEFGLAPYVSYSQSFLPTLGTDSAGKSFEPTEGEQYEVGVKYQPVEGTLLTASVFQVKQKNVLTQDNDNPQYQAQDGEVRSRGLELELKSTLANIDVLAAATYIDSFYTKSNYGDQGNRSESQAPVSASLWVDYHFTQAMLNGLTFGAGARYTGRKPGDSSNSFDVPAYAVYDTTVSYDLGKLDSSLRGLQASLNVQNIFDREYVSDCNYAFGCYYGQERVASVEMTYDW, from the coding sequence ATGCTCCGTTCAGACACTCGCACCCCCGTTTTCCTAACCAACTCCGCCAAAGGCGCCGTGGCCCGGGCGGTGCATCGCGCGCTGTTCAGCATCACGCTGACAACACCGTTGGCTGCGGCGATGATCGCCCAACCCGCCATGGCCCAGGCCCGCGCCGATGCCGTATACGACATCCCGGCCGGCCCGCTGGACGCGGCGCTCACCCAGTTTGCGGCAGCGGCGGGGGTGACGGTGTCTTTCGAGCCCTCATACGTTCAGTCGCAGAAGTCGCCTGGGCTGCATGGCCGCTACAGTGCCGAGGCGGGCCTGCGTCAGTTACTCATGGGCAGCCAGTTGCAGGTGCTGCGCCAGGCCAATGGCAGCTACTCACTGCTGCCCAGGGTCGGCGACGCATCGACGCTGCAACTCGACAGCACCAGCATCACCGGCGCATCCGTTGAATCGGCGTATGGCCCGGTAACCGGTTATGTGGCCACCCGCAGCGCGACAGGCACCAAGACCGACACACCGATTCTGGAAATCCCGCAGGCCATCAACGTCGTCACCGCCGACCAGGTGCAGGCCCAAGGCGCGCGCAACCTGACCCAGGCACTGCGCTACACGCCGGGGCTGGCAACCGGCGGCTTTACCGACCGCAACAGCATTGCCGACGAAATCACCAGCCGCGGGTTCGCCCCGACCCCGCTGTACCTGGATGGCGCGTACGTGCCCTATGCAGGCAGCCTGGGCGGTGCGCCGCAGATCGACCCCTACACCCTGGAACGTATCGAAGTGCTCAAAGGCCCGTCGTCGGTGCTCTACGGGCAAAATCAGCCGGGTGGGCTGATCAACATGGTCTCCAAACGCCCGACCCGCGAGCAGCGCAACCAGGTCAAGCTTGGCGCCGGCAGCTACAACCGCGCCAACGGCGCCTTTGACAGCAGCGGCCCCGTGGATGAGCAGGGCGTGTTCACCTATCGCCTGGTCGGTGTGGTCGACAAGGGCAACGAACAGGTGGCCCACGCCCACAGCGAACGCCTGCTGCTGGCGCCAAGCCTGACCTGGGCGCCGAACGAGGACACCTCCCTGACCGTGCTGGCGCAGGTGCAGCGCGATGACGGCCTTGCCGACTACCAGTCGCTGCCGATGATCGGTTCGCTCAAGCGTGGCCCGACAGGCCAGCACATCGACCGCGACTTCTTCTCGGGTGACTCGCACTACAACGATTACAAACGCAACCAATACATCTTCGGCTATGACTTCAGCCACCGTTTCAGCGATGACCTGGCCCTGCGCTCTACGGCGCGTTACACCGATGTGCGCGACCGCTACAAAGGTTTTTACCTGCGCAGCTTCGTCTCGGACGCCGAAGGGGTGGACTACACCCGGGCCAACCGGGTGAAGCTCGACTGGCGTCAGCACAACATCGCCTACACCCTGGATAACAACCTGGAGTACACATTCAATACCGGCGCGCTGCAGCACACCACGCTGGCGGGCGTGGACTACCGTCATTTCTCGCGCAAGTACGATGGCTACAACGCCTACAACGTGTTGCCGGTCGACCTTTATGGCAAGAACAATTACGACACCAGCAGCGTGACACCGGTGCTGGACACCCGTTGGGACAACACCGTTCGCCAGACCGGCGTATACATGCAGGACCAGATCAAGCTCGACCAGTGGATCCTCACCGTCGGTGGCCGCCAGGACTGGGCAGAACTCGACAACAAGGACCTGCTGGCCAAGAGCATCGCCTCCCAGCGTGACAACAAGTTCACCGGCCGTATCGGCCTTACCTACCTCACCGAGTTTGGTCTGGCGCCTTACGTCAGCTATTCCCAGTCGTTCTTGCCGACGCTGGGCACGGACAGCGCCGGCAAGTCGTTTGAACCGACCGAGGGTGAACAGTACGAAGTGGGGGTGAAGTACCAGCCGGTCGAGGGCACTTTGCTCACGGCATCGGTGTTCCAGGTGAAGCAGAAGAACGTGCTGACCCAGGACAATGACAACCCCCAGTACCAGGCGCAGGATGGCGAAGTGCGCTCGCGCGGCCTTGAGCTGGAGCTCAAATCCACCCTCGCTAATATCGACGTGCTGGCCGCTGCAACCTACATCGACTCGTTCTATACCAAGAGCAACTATGGCGACCAAGGCAACCGCAGCGAATCGCAGGCCCCGGTATCGGCGTCACTGTGGGTGGATTATCACTTCACCCAGGCCATGCTCAATGGCCTGACCTTCGGCGCTGGTGCCCGTTACACAGGCCGCAAACCGGGTGATTCCTCCAACTCCTTCGACGTGCCGGCCTATGCGGTGTATGACACTACCGTCAGCTACGACCTGGGCAAACTCGACTCGAGCCTGCGCGGGCTGCAGGCCAGCCTGAACGTGCAGAACATCTTTGACCGCGAATACGTGTCGGACTGCAACTATGCGTTTGGTTGCTACTACGGCCAGGAGCGCGTGGCATCGGTGGAGATGACCTACGATTGGTGA
- a CDS encoding sigma-70 family RNA polymerase sigma factor — MSTPDVALNSQVSQLYRAQSKWLHGWLKPRVNCTHLAADLVQDVFVRVMSAADAAAKLEAVREPKGYLATIARRLMIDHLRRVHLERAWLQVLAEQPEALDISAEQRLSLLQTLFELDAMLAALGANVREAFLLSQVDGMPYKHIATQLGISEVTVRRYVAKAAEHCMIYSLTHGQ; from the coding sequence ATGAGCACCCCGGACGTAGCCCTTAATTCCCAGGTCAGCCAGCTCTACCGTGCGCAGAGCAAGTGGCTGCACGGTTGGCTGAAACCACGGGTCAACTGCACCCACCTGGCCGCTGACCTTGTGCAGGACGTGTTCGTTCGCGTCATGTCTGCAGCCGATGCCGCGGCCAAGCTCGAGGCGGTCCGCGAACCCAAGGGCTACCTGGCCACCATCGCCCGTCGCCTGATGATCGATCACCTGCGCCGCGTGCACCTGGAACGGGCCTGGCTGCAGGTGCTGGCCGAGCAACCCGAAGCGTTGGACATCTCTGCGGAACAACGGCTGTCGCTGTTGCAAACGTTGTTCGAACTCGATGCGATGCTGGCAGCACTCGGCGCCAACGTGCGTGAAGCGTTCTTGCTCTCGCAGGTCGATGGCATGCCCTACAAACACATCGCCACCCAGCTGGGCATCTCTGAAGTGACGGTGCGCCGCTACGTTGCCAAGGCGGCCGAGCACTGCATGATCTACAGCCTGACCCACGGCCAGTGA
- a CDS encoding TonB-dependent siderophore receptor, whose amino-acid sequence MTCRFTLRPFSAPDLRTCLLLTALLGGPGAACAAQAHDYHLPQGDLGETLTQFAAEAGIVLSFDTQWTRGKRSPALNGHYPVDQALQILLSGTGLQAIRESDGRYSLLLTAKQGDVVELAPSRIDSQGLGNITEGTGAYTTGGSTTATKLPLTLRETPQSVSVITRQAIDDHGSQDIGEVLRNTPGVSVQAYDSERMEYSARGFAITNYQYDGVNTIYDGVYDEGATHVDMAAYDRVEVIKGATGLMTGSGDPSATVNLIRKKPTHDFKASITASAGSWDNYRTEGDISGSLNATGSVRGRFVGAYQDRKSYLDHYQQKKDVYYGILEADLTPDTLLTFGVDNQTTTPRGSSWTGNPAYFSDGSRTDFSRAHNPGADWSRRDFQATTYFGSLEQALANDWKVKLSLNHMISDHDTRLASASGGNPNPATGEGMFFYWGRWEGHRVQNTADLNVSGPFTLFGRQNDLVAGFMTSHSRQTGDTYDGSAFAQVPGSIFDWNGKIPVQEFPKNGDYTTTQSQNGAYVATRLRPTDNLSVILGTRVSTFKYNDDQDFYPTSPLDDTHASYKQHGVVTPYAGVVYDLDDTYSVYASYTSIYQPQVYKDVNGATLDPVEGDGYEAGLKAAYFDGRLNATLAFFRIEQDNVASSVGTNPVTNEGIYTAIDGATTQGVELELAGELAPGWNITAGYTYARTRDADDNRLFGFPLATTKPEHVARLFSTYRLPGALDRVTVGGGLRWQSGFYGNIYSPTANDYTRIKQGGYTLVDLMTRYQYSEHLSFTVNANNVFDKVYLTGLGNFETTYYGEPRNLMVTTRWDF is encoded by the coding sequence ATGACCTGCCGCTTCACTCTCAGGCCCTTCAGCGCGCCCGACCTGCGCACCTGCCTGCTGCTGACTGCATTGCTCGGTGGGCCGGGCGCAGCCTGTGCCGCGCAAGCGCATGACTATCACCTGCCGCAGGGCGACCTGGGCGAGACGCTGACCCAGTTCGCCGCCGAGGCGGGCATCGTCCTGTCGTTCGACACCCAATGGACGCGCGGTAAGCGCTCCCCGGCCTTGAATGGCCACTACCCGGTGGACCAGGCGCTGCAGATTCTGCTGAGCGGCACAGGCTTGCAAGCCATTCGGGAAAGCGACGGCCGCTACTCGCTGCTGCTCACCGCCAAGCAAGGTGACGTGGTGGAGTTGGCCCCCAGCCGCATCGACAGCCAGGGCCTGGGCAACATCACCGAAGGCACCGGCGCCTACACCACCGGTGGCTCGACCACCGCGACCAAGCTGCCGCTGACCCTGCGCGAGACGCCGCAGTCCGTCAGCGTGATTACCCGCCAGGCCATCGACGACCACGGTTCGCAAGACATCGGCGAAGTCCTGCGCAATACCCCTGGGGTTTCGGTACAGGCCTACGACAGCGAGCGCATGGAGTATTCCGCGCGCGGCTTTGCCATCACCAACTACCAGTACGATGGCGTCAACACCATCTATGACGGCGTGTACGACGAGGGCGCGACCCATGTCGACATGGCCGCCTACGACCGTGTCGAAGTCATCAAGGGCGCAACCGGGTTGATGACAGGTTCCGGCGACCCTTCTGCCACAGTCAACCTGATCCGCAAGAAGCCCACCCACGACTTCAAGGCCTCGATCACCGCCAGCGCCGGTTCCTGGGACAACTACCGCACCGAAGGTGACATCTCGGGCTCGCTCAACGCCACCGGCAGTGTGCGTGGCCGCTTCGTCGGCGCGTACCAGGACCGCAAGTCCTACCTGGATCACTACCAACAGAAGAAAGACGTCTACTACGGCATTCTTGAAGCCGACCTGACGCCCGACACGCTGCTGACGTTCGGCGTCGACAATCAGACCACCACGCCGCGCGGCTCCTCCTGGACCGGTAACCCGGCGTACTTCTCCGACGGTAGCCGCACCGACTTCTCGCGCGCACACAACCCAGGGGCCGACTGGAGCCGCCGCGACTTCCAGGCCACCACCTACTTCGGCTCGCTGGAGCAAGCACTGGCCAATGACTGGAAGGTCAAGCTCAGCCTCAACCACATGATCAGCGACCATGACACGCGCCTGGCCTCAGCCAGCGGTGGCAACCCCAACCCCGCGACCGGCGAAGGCATGTTCTTCTACTGGGGGCGCTGGGAAGGGCACCGTGTGCAGAACACCGCAGACCTAAACGTCTCCGGGCCGTTCACCCTCTTTGGCCGTCAGAACGACCTGGTTGCAGGCTTCATGACCTCGCACTCGCGCCAGACCGGTGACACCTACGACGGCAGTGCCTTCGCCCAAGTCCCGGGTTCGATCTTCGACTGGAACGGCAAGATCCCGGTACAGGAATTCCCGAAAAACGGCGACTACACCACCACCCAGAGCCAGAACGGCGCCTACGTGGCCACACGCCTGAGGCCCACCGACAACCTCTCGGTGATCCTCGGCACCCGGGTCAGCACCTTCAAGTACAACGATGACCAGGACTTCTACCCAACCTCGCCCCTGGACGACACCCACGCCAGCTACAAGCAACACGGCGTGGTCACCCCGTACGCCGGCGTGGTCTATGACCTGGACGACACTTACTCGGTGTACGCCAGCTACACCTCGATCTACCAGCCGCAAGTCTACAAGGACGTCAATGGCGCCACCCTCGACCCCGTGGAAGGCGATGGTTATGAAGCAGGCCTGAAGGCGGCCTATTTCGATGGCAGGCTGAACGCCACCCTGGCGTTCTTCCGTATCGAGCAGGACAACGTCGCCTCGTCCGTCGGCACCAACCCAGTCACCAACGAGGGCATCTACACCGCCATCGACGGTGCCACCACCCAAGGCGTCGAACTGGAGCTGGCCGGCGAACTGGCCCCAGGCTGGAACATCACCGCCGGTTACACCTACGCCCGCACGCGCGACGCCGACGACAACCGCCTGTTCGGCTTCCCACTGGCGACCACCAAGCCTGAGCATGTGGCGCGGCTGTTCAGCACCTACCGGCTGCCCGGCGCCCTGGACCGCGTCACCGTCGGCGGTGGGCTACGTTGGCAGAGTGGGTTCTACGGCAATATCTACAGCCCGACCGCCAACGACTACACGCGCATCAAGCAAGGCGGTTACACCCTGGTGGACCTGATGACCCGCTACCAGTACAGCGAGCACCTGAGCTTCACGGTCAATGCCAACAACGTGTTCGACAAGGTGTACCTGACCGGGCTTGGCAACTTCGAGACCACCTACTACGGCGAGCCACGCAACTTGATGGTCACCACCCGCTGGGACTTCTGA
- a CDS encoding DUF4880 domain-containing protein: protein MALSAEQLAALRQAAHWYSQLNSGEAQPSDYSAWQAWLNAAPAHAWAWQQAERLQTRMSSTHNPATTRVLSVAAHGRHASRRRVVKAGLVLLGGSALGVGSYREMQHSTLFADVRSRVGEQRWLNLKNGSTVLLNSACAVDIDETREQPYVRLRQGEIMVTVPPQQRCSVVTRHGLVDAGQSRFAVRVLDDTSKLDVFGQQARVTLASGQAMAVNAGQSRQFDGQGFSAVEALASTADAWERGLLIANDQRLDTFINELSRYRPGWLHCAPSVAGLRISGTYRLNDTDQILRALATSLPVHVHTRTRFWITITAA, encoded by the coding sequence ATGGCCCTGAGTGCCGAGCAACTCGCCGCCCTGCGCCAGGCCGCGCACTGGTATAGCCAACTCAACAGCGGTGAGGCGCAGCCCAGTGACTACAGTGCCTGGCAGGCGTGGCTGAACGCGGCCCCTGCCCATGCCTGGGCATGGCAGCAAGCCGAGCGTTTGCAAACACGCATGAGCTCAACCCACAACCCGGCAACGACGCGCGTGCTGTCGGTCGCGGCGCACGGCCGCCACGCCAGCCGCCGCCGTGTGGTCAAGGCCGGCCTGGTGCTGCTCGGTGGCAGTGCACTGGGCGTGGGCAGCTACCGCGAAATGCAGCACTCAACCCTGTTTGCAGACGTGCGCAGTCGCGTGGGCGAACAACGTTGGCTGAACCTGAAAAACGGCAGTACGGTGCTGCTCAACAGCGCCTGCGCAGTGGATATCGATGAGACCCGCGAACAACCTTACGTGCGCCTGCGCCAAGGTGAAATCATGGTCACCGTCCCGCCGCAGCAACGTTGCAGCGTAGTGACCAGGCACGGCCTCGTAGACGCTGGCCAAAGCCGCTTTGCCGTGCGCGTGCTCGATGACACCAGCAAGCTCGATGTGTTTGGCCAGCAGGCACGGGTGACGCTGGCTTCAGGCCAGGCCATGGCGGTGAACGCCGGCCAGAGCCGCCAGTTCGATGGCCAGGGCTTTTCTGCTGTAGAAGCGCTCGCCAGCACCGCAGACGCCTGGGAACGAGGCTTGCTGATCGCCAATGACCAACGCCTCGACACCTTCATCAACGAGCTGTCCCGATACCGGCCAGGTTGGCTGCACTGCGCCCCCTCGGTGGCTGGCCTGCGCATCAGCGGCACCTACCGGCTCAATGATACCGACCAGATCCTGCGGGCACTGGCCACTTCCCTGCCGGTGCACGTGCACACCCGCACCCGTTTCTGGATAACCATCACCGCCGCGTAA
- a CDS encoding isochorismatase family cysteine hydrolase — MRQVLLIVDVQSTFSPPEWLVDGLRRLSANIPTIASVELHDEKATPFQRQLGWHPAAEDESLVEADQVFVKHGYGQTVETLDYIKQLGVERVLVCGMQTETCVLAAGFALFDAGLTPTLVTDMTVGSSLDRSGKLGIDLWKHHFRQVTTAAEVLATL; from the coding sequence ATGCGCCAGGTTTTGCTTATCGTCGATGTTCAATCCACCTTCAGCCCGCCCGAATGGCTGGTCGACGGTTTGCGGCGGTTGTCGGCGAACATTCCCACCATCGCCTCGGTCGAGCTGCACGATGAAAAGGCCACGCCATTTCAGCGTCAGTTGGGCTGGCACCCGGCAGCCGAGGACGAGAGCCTGGTCGAAGCGGACCAGGTGTTCGTCAAACATGGCTACGGGCAGACCGTCGAAACCCTCGATTACATCAAGCAGCTGGGTGTGGAGCGGGTGCTGGTGTGCGGCATGCAAACCGAAACCTGCGTGCTTGCCGCAGGTTTCGCCCTGTTCGATGCGGGGCTCACGCCTACCCTGGTTACCGACATGACGGTTGGGTCGTCCCTGGACAGGTCCGGGAAGCTGGGCATCGACCTGTGGAAGCACCACTTTCGCCAGGTGACGACCGCTGCCGAGGTATTGGCCACGCTGTAG
- a CDS encoding GNAT family N-acetyltransferase: protein MDLRSTLRLAQLEDLEALVALDAIARRDPQRRRFIAQAIACGQCWVAADPHDAALLTGYGVLNDAFFEYPFIALVVVKESARRRGIAGAIMRTLESQCMGGKLFTSTNASNEPMRGLLSQLGFISSGQIENLDEGDPELVFVKFLS, encoded by the coding sequence ATGGATTTGCGATCAACCCTACGCCTCGCCCAGCTCGAGGACCTTGAGGCGCTTGTAGCGCTGGACGCCATTGCCCGGCGCGACCCGCAACGGCGTAGGTTCATCGCCCAGGCCATCGCCTGTGGCCAATGCTGGGTAGCCGCAGACCCCCACGATGCCGCGCTGCTGACGGGGTACGGCGTGCTCAACGACGCCTTCTTCGAATACCCCTTCATTGCGCTGGTGGTGGTGAAGGAATCGGCACGGCGCCGCGGTATCGCCGGGGCCATCATGCGGACACTGGAGTCGCAATGCATGGGTGGCAAGCTGTTCACTTCGACGAATGCTTCGAATGAGCCCATGCGGGGTCTGCTCAGCCAGCTTGGCTTCATCAGCAGCGGACAGATCGAGAACCTCGATGAGGGAGATCCCGAGCTCGTCTTTGTCAAATTCCTCTCCTGA